One genomic segment of Streptomyces sp. TLI_146 includes these proteins:
- a CDS encoding D-alanyl-D-alanine carboxypeptidase family protein, producing MADQSPDEGSKQKTDAEATSAETEKAVGSVGSVGPVGSGSTPDPAGTPDTADAADALPESDSEPDSESDSERTSEFVALKPVDVPALKPPRPVTAGPAPGARAAVEAAAPTSPAPDTEEPAPAAAPLPPLDLLAELTNTPRPPETPARTLTRRFKIWVPIVLLLALVFVVVQAARPLPTPSLKLGADTSSYSFDGRFGLPWPAKGQGAVRVQGAGSLGTFGEQKPVPTASVAKVMTAYVVLKEHPLKKDEAGPTIEVDEKAVREGEAKDESRIEGLTAGAKFSQQDMLKMLMIPSGNNIARLLARWSTGSGDETAFVAKMNEAAKALGMNDTTYTDPSGLDSKTVSTAVDQLKLAEAVMRFDAFRPIVALPNATIKGLPQPINNNNDNLLLAGLSIKGIKTGSNTAAGGALMWAAYKTVGDRTPLILGTMLDQRVDGPDPNGGNSLTLVKENSKKVIAAVRDALTSAVVVRKGQVAGYVDDGLGGRTPLIATRDLKAIGVPGQRLPLRLTDSGKPVPHAAGAGAVVGTLTVGSGADAPAVPVALQKDLREPSFGAKVTRLG from the coding sequence GTGGCGGACCAGTCCCCCGACGAGGGCAGCAAGCAGAAGACCGACGCGGAGGCGACGAGCGCGGAGACGGAGAAGGCGGTCGGTTCGGTCGGTTCGGTCGGTCCGGTCGGTTCGGGCAGCACACCCGATCCCGCCGGCACACCCGATACCGCCGATGCCGCCGACGCGCTCCCCGAATCAGACTCCGAGCCGGACTCCGAGTCGGACTCCGAGCGCACCAGCGAGTTCGTGGCGCTGAAGCCGGTCGACGTACCGGCCCTGAAGCCGCCGCGGCCGGTGACGGCCGGTCCCGCACCCGGCGCCCGGGCCGCGGTCGAGGCGGCCGCACCGACCTCACCCGCCCCCGACACCGAGGAGCCCGCACCCGCAGCGGCCCCGCTCCCGCCCCTGGACCTGCTCGCGGAGCTCACCAACACGCCCAGACCGCCGGAGACCCCGGCCCGTACCCTCACGCGCCGCTTCAAGATCTGGGTGCCGATCGTCCTCCTCCTGGCCCTGGTCTTCGTGGTCGTCCAGGCGGCCCGCCCCCTGCCCACGCCGTCCCTGAAGCTGGGCGCCGACACCTCGTCGTACAGCTTCGACGGGCGCTTCGGCCTCCCGTGGCCCGCGAAGGGTCAGGGCGCCGTGCGGGTCCAGGGGGCGGGGAGCCTCGGCACGTTCGGCGAGCAAAAGCCGGTGCCGACGGCGAGTGTCGCCAAGGTGATGACGGCGTACGTGGTCCTCAAGGAGCATCCGCTCAAGAAGGACGAGGCGGGGCCGACGATCGAGGTCGACGAGAAGGCCGTACGGGAAGGCGAGGCCAAGGACGAGTCGCGCATCGAGGGGCTGACGGCCGGGGCGAAGTTCAGTCAGCAGGACATGCTGAAGATGCTGATGATCCCCTCGGGCAACAACATCGCCCGGCTGCTGGCACGTTGGTCCACGGGCAGCGGCGACGAGACGGCGTTCGTGGCGAAGATGAACGAGGCCGCCAAGGCGCTCGGCATGAACGACACCACGTACACCGATCCGAGCGGTCTGGACTCCAAGACGGTGAGCACGGCCGTCGACCAGCTCAAGCTCGCCGAGGCGGTGATGAGGTTCGACGCCTTCCGGCCGATCGTGGCGCTGCCGAACGCGACGATCAAGGGTCTGCCCCAGCCGATCAACAACAACAATGACAACCTGCTGCTCGCCGGGCTGAGCATCAAGGGAATCAAGACGGGATCCAACACGGCGGCGGGCGGCGCGCTGATGTGGGCGGCGTACAAGACGGTCGGCGACCGGACACCGCTGATCCTCGGCACGATGCTGGACCAGCGCGTCGACGGCCCGGACCCCAACGGCGGCAACAGCCTCACGCTGGTGAAGGAGAACAGCAAGAAGGTCATCGCGGCAGTGCGCGACGCGCTGACCTCCGCTGTCGTGGTGCGGAAGGGCCAGGTGGCCGGGTACGTGGACGACGGGCTCGGCGGCCGTACGCCGCTGATCGCCACCAGGGACCTGAAGGCGATCGGCGTACCGGGCCAGCGGCTGCCCCTGCGGCTGACGGATTCCGGCAAGCCGGTACCGCACGCGGCCGGGGCCGGTGCGGTGGTGGGCACCCTGACGGTCGGCTCCGGTGCCGACGCCCCGGCCGTGCCGGTGGCCCTCCAGAAGGATCTCCGCGAGCCGTCGTTCGGAGCGAAGGTGACGCGGCTCGGGTGA
- a CDS encoding PRC-barrel domain-containing protein yields the protein MITSADVREWRNQDVVDEKGHKIGVLEAVYVDTSTDEPAMATVLTGLPTRRRLVFVPLGEAVLGPYYVKVPYPRGMVRQAPSIGTDDVLPADQEEAIFQYYELEYRPGAAGERRLARP from the coding sequence GTGATCACCTCAGCCGATGTCCGTGAGTGGCGCAACCAGGACGTGGTCGACGAGAAGGGGCACAAGATCGGGGTGCTGGAGGCGGTGTACGTGGACACGAGCACCGACGAACCGGCGATGGCCACCGTCCTGACGGGTCTGCCGACCCGTCGCCGCCTGGTCTTCGTCCCGCTCGGCGAGGCGGTCCTCGGTCCGTATTACGTCAAGGTCCCGTATCCCCGGGGGATGGTCCGGCAGGCGCCGTCCATCGGGACGGACGACGTGTTGCCCGCCGACCAGGAAGAGGCGATCTTCCAGTACTACGAGCTGGAGTACCGGCCGGGCGCGGCGGGCGAGCGCCGACTCGCCCGCCCGTGA